The genomic DNA AATACCAACCATAATTTAAAACAAATGCCATATCAAGACTAAAAATTTACCTTGATACAGCATTTGCTTTAAACTAATAAGAAATCTACAATATCCGTTGATACAATTTCTTTTCCTGAGGTTGTATGGAAGTAAGATCAGCTATTTTCACCGGTTGGCCGGTCGCAATGCTGTTACGTGCCGCAATACCGACTAGACAAGCCAAAGCTCCATCGCGAACACTAGCACACTGCTTATACGGATCTTTTATCCCAGGTAAAAAAATCTGATCCTTTAGCAATGCATCCCCTCCGCCATGGCCAGACGTTCCGAATGGAATCTGGATATACTCACGTTTTCCAAAATTCTTAAACAAAACAAGTTCATCAAAATTCACATCCGAAGTCGGACGGGATTCCTGTATCCAAGCCTCTAAACGCCCTTTCGTTCCGTTAAAGGCTATACGATAACCTTCATAAGGGCTGTAGGTTGTCAGGGAATAAGCGACCTGCACGCCATTTTTATAACGAATCGTTGCCGCCATTTTATCAAAGATATTGACATCATTCTTAAACACGCATCCATCACGAAGATAACCATCATATTTTTCGTTGGCTACATATAAATCCATATAATTCTGATTTCGCGTTATATCGTAATAGAATTTACATTTGGAAGTATGAGGACAAGTACGGCAATTCTCTGCCCGGAACGTTCCGTTCTTACCATAATGATCCAAACTGCCCAATGCATACACACTTTCCGGATCACTGTCAATCCACCAATTCAGAAGGTCAAAGTGGTGACTGGCTTTATGCACCCACAAAGAACCGCTGCATTCTACCAAACGATGCCAACGACGAAAATAATCGGCGCCATGAGAAGTGTCCAGATACCAATGAAAATCAACAGAAGTGATATCGCCAATCTCACCGGCACGGAGTAATTCCCATATTTTCGCACGATGTGGAGAATAACGATAATTAAATGTCACACGGCAATTCTTTCCTGTCCGTTTTTCTGCATCCAAAATTGCCTGGATCTTCTTTTCATCCGTTGTCATCGGCTTTTCCGTAATGATATCCGCGCCAAGTTCCATTCCACGGATAATAAAATGATGATGAGTACTATCCATAGTCGTTACAATCAGCACATCAGGCCTGGTTCCCTTCATCATCTTTTCAAAATCCGTATAAGTAGGACAGGAAGCCCCGATAATCTTCTTACCGGTTTCCACACGACCTTCATTCTTATCGCAAAGACCTACAAACTCAATGTAGTCAGGATAACTTTTCATTAAGTCATATCCCCACATGGAAGTACCTCTTCCGCCAGTACCAACAATAGCAAGGCGAAGTTTTTTCCCAGCAACATTCGGATTTTCAACAGCTTTTGCCGCTACTTCCGATAATGGATTCAATAAGGCTGCCCCAGTTATAGCGCCTGTCGCAGCTAAAAAGTGTCGTCGTGATATTTTATTCATAACCATCATATTTAATAGAATTATTTATAACCTTTATTTTGAACGAACACATCCAAGTTCGTCACTTCATACAATGCATCTTGAGGAAGAGGACGATAGATATGATAATCCTTGATCAACGTAATATCCGGATTATGCTCTTTCACCCATTCCACCATTTTGCCGGAACGTTTCAACATATACCAGCGGTTCAATTCACACCCCAGTTCACGTGCACCTTCTTCCAAGATAAAATCCATATCCACATCAGCAGCTGTTACCTTCAAGGCACTTTCATGTCCATCGATCAAAGCCCTTTTTCTCAGTTGAGTAATCACCTCTGCCGCTTTTTCCGGTTGGTTGGTTCTTACATACGCTTCAGCCAAAGTTATATAGACTTCTCCAAGGCGCATCAGAATCAAGTCTTTAAAACCTTCTTCCCGCTTAGCCTCATCACGGCTCGGATCCAGATATTTTGTCATTGTATGATGGCAGGATCTACCGTTGATAGTCGGAATTCCGGTGTTAATATCATAAAGATCCGTAATATTGTCGACAATGATTCCCCTGTCTTCATAGCTTTTTACATATTCATCCGAAACAACATCCAGTGTCCGGATAAGTAACGTATCCGAATAGTCGGGCTCGTTATTCCAGTTATCCGGGATTCTGCACCACGCAGTCTGGAAAGTCTGTTCCCTACGTTTATCAAACTTATCGAAAAGACTGATATAATAATAGGTAGGCATCGTACAACGATATTCACGACCATACACGCGGGAATGGCTCCATAATCCATCAATATTGATATTCGGGTTTTTAGCAGACTTGTTATACCAACCTACGAAATACCGATGCATACTATTCGCATCAATATCCGTAAGATCCATTCCGTTATACACCAAATCGCTTGTATATTGTATTGACCAGATAATCTCGTCATTTATCTGGTTATTCACGTCAAACACAGATGCATAATTATCCAAGAGTTTATAATTATAGTCATTAATAACTGAATTACATAACCTCACCACTTCATCATAACACTGTTGTTTTGTATAACCGGCTCCTGTAATAATCGCATCATCATAAGCAGCCAACGCCATCAATACACGCATTTTCAATGTTTTAGCAACTCCGATATTCATACGGCCCCATTGAGTATTCTGAGGTATATCCAAATATTGGAAAGCAATATCCAAATCTTCCAATATTTTCTTGTAAAAGACAGCAATACCCGGTTGGTATCCTTCTGTTATTACCGATTGGGACGGAGTATCCGCATAATGGGACGCAGGACCATATGTCTCAACAATCATAAACAAGTAAAAAGCACGCAAAGCATGAACCTCCGATATCAGTTGGTTCTTTTTTTCCTCATGTGCAATAGGAGTTTCCTGTATATATTGAACTCCCAGATTTGCAACATTCAATCCCTTATAAAGATATTTCCAATACTGGGAATTCCAACGATTAGAGATCATGAGAGGATCGTTATAAATCATAGCCTCTTCATAAGGCCAACCGACACCATTGGTTGCATAAGTCGTCAAATCCGTTCCACAATCAGCAAACTTATACAAACGTTCTGTCAGATAACGATTCCGTTGATAGATACTCAAGATAAGTGATTCAACCCCTTCTTCTGTTTTCGCATACGTATCGCTGATCAACCCTTTTGGTTCTTCTTCCAGAAAATCACATGAAAAGGAACTTGCAGATAATACGATTAATAAAAAAATTGCTATGTTTTTCATAATACATGACTTATTAGAATGTTACATTAACTCCGAAATTATAACTACTGGGAACCGTATAATTAATATCAGGTTGTTCAGGTATAATATCAAACTCCGCTGCTCTATACAAATAACCTATATTTCTCATTTGCACATAGAAACGTAATTTCCTGATTGGGACCTTCTTTGACAGCAGATTCTCGAAACTATACCCTAATGTTATATCCTGAATTTTAATATGGTCGCCTTTCTGATAGCCATTAGAGGTACGATAG from Parabacteroides merdae ATCC 43184 includes the following:
- a CDS encoding RagB/SusD family nutrient uptake outer membrane protein yields the protein MKNIAIFLLIVLSASSFSCDFLEEEPKGLISDTYAKTEEGVESLILSIYQRNRYLTERLYKFADCGTDLTTYATNGVGWPYEEAMIYNDPLMISNRWNSQYWKYLYKGLNVANLGVQYIQETPIAHEEKKNQLISEVHALRAFYLFMIVETYGPASHYADTPSQSVITEGYQPGIAVFYKKILEDLDIAFQYLDIPQNTQWGRMNIGVAKTLKMRVLMALAAYDDAIITGAGYTKQQCYDEVVRLCNSVINDYNYKLLDNYASVFDVNNQINDEIIWSIQYTSDLVYNGMDLTDIDANSMHRYFVGWYNKSAKNPNINIDGLWSHSRVYGREYRCTMPTYYYISLFDKFDKRREQTFQTAWCRIPDNWNNEPDYSDTLLIRTLDVVSDEYVKSYEDRGIIVDNITDLYDINTGIPTINGRSCHHTMTKYLDPSRDEAKREEGFKDLILMRLGEVYITLAEAYVRTNQPEKAAEVITQLRKRALIDGHESALKVTAADVDMDFILEEGARELGCELNRWYMLKRSGKMVEWVKEHNPDITLIKDYHIYRPLPQDALYEVTNLDVFVQNKGYK
- a CDS encoding Gfo/Idh/MocA family protein, which produces MMVMNKISRRHFLAATGAITGAALLNPLSEVAAKAVENPNVAGKKLRLAIVGTGGRGTSMWGYDLMKSYPDYIEFVGLCDKNEGRVETGKKIIGASCPTYTDFEKMMKGTRPDVLIVTTMDSTHHHFIIRGMELGADIITEKPMTTDEKKIQAILDAEKRTGKNCRVTFNYRYSPHRAKIWELLRAGEIGDITSVDFHWYLDTSHGADYFRRWHRLVECSGSLWVHKASHHFDLLNWWIDSDPESVYALGSLDHYGKNGTFRAENCRTCPHTSKCKFYYDITRNQNYMDLYVANEKYDGYLRDGCVFKNDVNIFDKMAATIRYKNGVQVAYSLTTYSPYEGYRIAFNGTKGRLEAWIQESRPTSDVNFDELVLFKNFGKREYIQIPFGTSGHGGGDALLKDQIFLPGIKDPYKQCASVRDGALACLVGIAARNSIATGQPVKIADLTSIQPQEKKLYQRIL